Proteins from a genomic interval of Oreochromis aureus strain Israel breed Guangdong linkage group 6, ZZ_aureus, whole genome shotgun sequence:
- the LOC120440537 gene encoding uncharacterized protein LOC120440537 isoform X1, translating into MRMRSIKPTALIVSCIAHAPRPPDAERSVEKLTSARGVTSLAYLIVRNTSQNKATSPCSEILMHLLNNTCDVYVAVQALCYQREQQVNMMAQPIRLRIILGEDDARKLILPAGISDSIEELCQEVKTNFGVQQDFRLQYQDPDFGNEFVNLTAISEINDKATLKVVYLDSVQLQSFTEDEGVTCQPVRSPTHSFSSSSADTDNTRPVSSSGSSPSTRLSVWPSVFTVPRFSYEAELQLEKANAEFIAGGTHLTPSPKLKSHLLERLAEEIIKFKVYPTDNDLNEVAEALVKQHPCLREQGSFNGCYGWKIGLKYKMANVWTKLRGLGCAEVLVNSLKNKAQDKSQAALNVKKPKRAEVNYCPQYPKGETTDSLEKERIALLSEVQKRNNDNIVTMKMQKTFSYRRQEVIQGQPFIADFKSRWPALFTEKEVHVLYV; encoded by the exons ATGAGAATGAGGTCCATCAAACCAACGGCTCTGATAGTGTCATGTATTGCACATGCTCCACGCCCACCGGATGCGGAAAGGTCCGTTGAGAAGTTAACGAGTGCGCGTGGAGTTACTTCTTTGGCATACCTGATAGTGAG AaatacatcacaaaataaagcCACATCCCCATGCTCTGAGATTCTTATGCACCTCCTCAACAATACATG TGACGTGTATGTGGCAGTGCAAGCATTGTGTTACcagagagagcagcag GTCAACATGATGGCCCAGCCCATAAGACTGAGGATCATTCTCGGAGAAGATGATGCCAGGAAACTAATTTTACCAGCTGGGATATCAGACTCCATTGAGGAATTGTGTCAGGAAGTAAAGACAAATTTTGGAGTGCAACAGGATTTTCGTCTTCAATATCAAGATCCTGATTTCGGAAATGAGTTCGTAAATCTGACTGCGATCTCTGAAATTAATGATAAAGCAACTTTAAAGGTTGTATACTTGGATAGTGTGCAGTTGCAAAGTTTTACAGAAGATGAGGGAGTGACGTGTCAACCAGTGCGAAGTCCAACACATTCCTTTTCAAGCTCTTCAGCAGACACAGACAATACAAGGCCCGTTTCATCGTCAGGTTCATCACCGTCTACAAGACTGTCAGTGTGGCCAAGTGTCTTCACAGTCCCTCGTTTCAGCTATGAGGCTGAACTGCAACTTGAAAAGGCCAATGCTGAGTTCATTGCTGGTGGAACTCATTTGACCCCCTCACCAAAACTGAAATCCCACCTTTTAGAAAGGCTGGctgaagaaataataaaatttaaagTCTATCCAACTGACAATGACCTGAATGAAGTTGCAGAAGCCCTTGTCAAACAGCATCCTTGTCTGAGGGAGCAGGGATCCTTCAATGGCTGTTATGGTTGGAAAATTGGCCTCAAGTATAAAATGGCCAATGTCTGGACCAAACTGAGAGGCCTAGGCTGTGCTGAGGTGTTGGTAAATTCACTAAAGAACAAGGCCCAAGACAAAAGTCAGGCAGCATTGAATGTGAAAAAGCCTAAAAGAGCAGAAGTCAATTACTGTCCGCAGTATCCAAAAGGAGAAACTACTGACAGCCTGGAAAAAGAGAGAATTGCACTGCTTTCAGAGGTTCAGAAGAGAAACAATGACAATATAGTGACAATGAAAATGCAGAAGACTTTTTCGTACAGAAGGCAAGAAGTTATTCAAGGACAGCCCTTCATTGCAGATTTTAAAAGCAGATGGCCAGCTCTGTTCACCGAGAAAGAGGTGCATGTCCTATATGTCTAG
- the LOC120440537 gene encoding uncharacterized protein LOC120440537 isoform X2, producing the protein MFVNMMAQPIRLRIILGEDDARKLILPAGISDSIEELCQEVKTNFGVQQDFRLQYQDPDFGNEFVNLTAISEINDKATLKVVYLDSVQLQSFTEDEGVTCQPVRSPTHSFSSSSADTDNTRPVSSSGSSPSTRLSVWPSVFTVPRFSYEAELQLEKANAEFIAGGTHLTPSPKLKSHLLERLAEEIIKFKVYPTDNDLNEVAEALVKQHPCLREQGSFNGCYGWKIGLKYKMANVWTKLRGLGCAEVLVNSLKNKAQDKSQAALNVKKPKRAEVNYCPQYPKGETTDSLEKERIALLSEVQKRNNDNIVTMKMQKTFSYRRQEVIQGQPFIADFKSRWPALFTEKEVHVLYV; encoded by the exons ATGTTT GTCAACATGATGGCCCAGCCCATAAGACTGAGGATCATTCTCGGAGAAGATGATGCCAGGAAACTAATTTTACCAGCTGGGATATCAGACTCCATTGAGGAATTGTGTCAGGAAGTAAAGACAAATTTTGGAGTGCAACAGGATTTTCGTCTTCAATATCAAGATCCTGATTTCGGAAATGAGTTCGTAAATCTGACTGCGATCTCTGAAATTAATGATAAAGCAACTTTAAAGGTTGTATACTTGGATAGTGTGCAGTTGCAAAGTTTTACAGAAGATGAGGGAGTGACGTGTCAACCAGTGCGAAGTCCAACACATTCCTTTTCAAGCTCTTCAGCAGACACAGACAATACAAGGCCCGTTTCATCGTCAGGTTCATCACCGTCTACAAGACTGTCAGTGTGGCCAAGTGTCTTCACAGTCCCTCGTTTCAGCTATGAGGCTGAACTGCAACTTGAAAAGGCCAATGCTGAGTTCATTGCTGGTGGAACTCATTTGACCCCCTCACCAAAACTGAAATCCCACCTTTTAGAAAGGCTGGctgaagaaataataaaatttaaagTCTATCCAACTGACAATGACCTGAATGAAGTTGCAGAAGCCCTTGTCAAACAGCATCCTTGTCTGAGGGAGCAGGGATCCTTCAATGGCTGTTATGGTTGGAAAATTGGCCTCAAGTATAAAATGGCCAATGTCTGGACCAAACTGAGAGGCCTAGGCTGTGCTGAGGTGTTGGTAAATTCACTAAAGAACAAGGCCCAAGACAAAAGTCAGGCAGCATTGAATGTGAAAAAGCCTAAAAGAGCAGAAGTCAATTACTGTCCGCAGTATCCAAAAGGAGAAACTACTGACAGCCTGGAAAAAGAGAGAATTGCACTGCTTTCAGAGGTTCAGAAGAGAAACAATGACAATATAGTGACAATGAAAATGCAGAAGACTTTTTCGTACAGAAGGCAAGAAGTTATTCAAGGACAGCCCTTCATTGCAGATTTTAAAAGCAGATGGCCAGCTCTGTTCACCGAGAAAGAGGTGCATGTCCTATATGTCTAG